From one Solanum stenotomum isolate F172 chromosome 12, ASM1918654v1, whole genome shotgun sequence genomic stretch:
- the LOC125846675 gene encoding peroxidase 64-like, whose protein sequence is MAYFVPLLSTFLFFSIYYSQSNALSSNYYAKTCPQAEDIVMKVVKEEAQKDRRVPATLLRMHFHDCFLRGCDASILLSSKGKNTAEKDAPPNGSLHGFYVIDGAKRAVEAICPGVVSCADILAFAARDAVVLSGGPYWNVPKGRKDGRISRASETTLLPKPTFNISQLQQSFHQRGLSLDDLVALLGAHTLGFTHCSSFMNRIYNFNATHDIDPTLRPSFAASLKGICPLKNRAKNAGISNDPSPTTFDNTHYRLILQKKSLLFSDHSLLTTPKTKSLVYKFATSKAAFHKAFSNSMIKMSSLTGGQEVRKDCMVVN, encoded by the exons ATGGCATACTTTGTTCCATTGTTGAGcacatttctttttttctccatCTACTATTCTCAAAGCAATGCACTTAGTTCAAATTactatgcaaaaacatgccCTCAAGCTGAAGACATAGTAATGAAGGTTGTTAAGGAGGAAGCACAGAAAGATAGAAGAGTGCCCGCTACACTTCTAAGGATGCATTTCCATGATTGTTTCCTCCGG GGTTGTGATGCTTCAATTTTGTTGAGCTCTAAGGGGAAAAACACCGCGGAAAAGGACGCGCCTCCTAATGGTTCTTTACACGGATTCTATGTTATTGATGGTGCAAAGAGAGCAGTTGAAGCTATATGTCCTGGCGTAGTGTCTTGTGCTGATATTTTAGCGTTTGCTGCAAGAGATGCAGTTGTGTTA TCAGGCGGACCTTACTGGAACGTGCCTAAAGGAAGAAAAGACGGACGAATATCAAGAGCTAGTGAAACAACACTGCTTCCAAAGCCTACATTCAACATTTCTCAACTCCAACAAAGCTTCCATCAAAGAGGTCTTTCACTAGATGACTTGGTGGCTCTCTTAG GTGCACACACTCTAGGATTTACCCATTGTTCATCATTTATGAACCGTATATACAACTTCAACGCCACACATGACATCGATCCTACACTACGTCCATCGTTTGCTGCAAGCTTGAAGGGCATATGTCCACTCAAAAACAGGGCAAAAAACGCAGGAATAAGCAATGATCCTTCACCAACAACATTTGATAATACTCATTACAGGCTAATTCTCCAAAAGAAAAGTTTGTTATTTTCGGATCATTCATTGCTGACTACACCAAAAACGAAGAGCTTAGTTTATAAGTTTGCTACATCAAAAGCAGCTTTTCATAAGGCATTTTCTAATTCCATGATTAAGATGAGTAGCCTTACAGGAGGTCAAGAAGTTAGAAAAGATTGCATGGttgtaaactaa
- the LOC125846674 gene encoding peroxidase 64-like gives MSSSSALILFSSLLIFSLIYSQGNALSSNYYENTCPQVEDIVTQVVTEATKKDKTVPAALLRMHFHDCFIRGCDASVLLNSKKNTAEKDGPPNVSLHAFYVIDSAKKAIEARCPGIVSCADILAFAARDSVVVSGGPSWDVPKGRKDGRTSKASETIQLPAPTFNINQLQQSFSQRGLSLEDLVALSGGHTLGFSHCSSFNNRIHNFNNTHDVDPTLHPTLAATLKSICPLKNRAKNAGSPMDPSSTTFDNTYYKLILQNKSLFSSDQALLSNPKTKNLVSDFASSKDTFFKAFANSMIKMSSINGGQEVRRDCRVTN, from the exons ATGTCATCCTCTTCTGCATTAATCTTGTTCAGCTCATTGCTAATTTTCTCATTAATTTACTCTCAAGGGAATGCACTTAGTTCAAATTACTATGAGAACACATGCCCTCAAGTTGAAGATATTGTTACACAAGTTGTTACTGAAGCAACAAAGAAGGACAAAACTGTCCCTGCTGCTCTTCTAAGAATGCACTTCCATGACTGTTTCATAAGG GGTTGTGATGCTTCGGTGTTACTGAACTCAAAGAAGAACACTGCAGAAAAAGATGGTCCTCCTAATGTTTCTTTGCATGCATTCTATGTTATTGATAGTGCAAAGAAAGCCATTGAAGCGCGTTGCCCTGGCATAGTATCCTGTGCTGATATCTTAGCCTTTGCTGCTAGAGATTCTGTTGTCGTT TCTGGTGGACCTTCATGGGACGTGCCTAAAGGAAGAAAAGATGGAAGAACATCGAAAGCTAGTGAAACTATACAATTGCCAGCTCCAACTTTTAACATAAATCAACTTCAACAAAGCTTCTCTCAAAGAGGATTATCACTTGAAGACCTTGTCGCTCTCTCAG GTGGACACACCTTAGGATTCTCTCATTGTTCATCATTCAATAACAGGATACACAATTTCAATAACACACATGATGTTGACCCAACATTGCATCCAACTCTAGCAGCAACGTTAAAGAGTATTTGTCCACTGAAAAACAGGGCTAAAAATGCTGGAAGTCCCATGGATCCTTCCTCAACGACGTTtgataatacatattacaagtTAATTCTGCAGAACAAGAGTTTATTCTCTTCAGACCAAGCTTTGCTCAGTAATCCCAAGACAAAAAATCTTGTTTCTGATTTTGCTAGCTCAAAAGACACGTTCTTTAAAGCATTTGCTAATTCCATGATCAAAATGAGCAGCATAAATGGAGGTCAAGAGGTCAGAAGGGATTGTAGGGtgactaattaa
- the LOC125846669 gene encoding aspartyl protease family protein 1-like — MPNSCKIRNFFLAPILFLAILGYQLQRTDGFGTFGFDIHHRYSDPVKGILDLHGLPEKGSVEYYSAWTQRDRFVKGRHLADTTNPTVPLAFSGGNETLRLSSLGFLHYANVTVGSPGLSFLVALDTGSDLFWLPCDCSNCVRALQTRSGRRINLNIYSPNTSSTSEVVPCNGTLCGQKRRCLASQNACAYGVAYLSNNTSSSGVLVEDILHLETNNAQQKSIEAPIALGCGIRQTGAFLTGAAPNGLFGLGIENISVPSMLASKGLAANSFSMCFGPDGIGRIVFGDKGSPGQGETPLNLDQPHPTYNISLTGITVGSKITDLDFTAIFDSGTSFTYLNDPVYKVITENFNSEAKQPRVQPDGEIPFEYCYGISANQTTFEVPDVNLTMKGGNQLYLFDPIIMLSLPDGSGAYCLAVVKSEDVNIIGQNFMTGYRVIFDREKMVLGWKASDCYDSGESNDKSTTLPVNKHNSTEAPSPASVVPEATKGNASANEPATSFPSVPSSRPAGNHAPHLNSFYCQFMMAIFSFFSYYLIIISS, encoded by the exons ATGCCTAATTCTTGTAAAATTCGTAATTTTTTCCTTGCCCCAATTCTTTTCTTGGCGATTCTTGGATACCAGTTGCAGAGAACTGATGGGTTTGGGACATTCGGGTTTGATATCCATCACCGGTATTCGGATCCggtgaagggtattttggacCTTCATGGGTTGCCTGAGAAGGGGAGTGTTGAATATTATTCAGCTTGGACTCAACGTGATCGGTTTGTTAAGGGCCGCCACCTTGCTGATACAACAAATCCCACAGTGCCCCTTGCTTTTTCTGGAGGAAATGAAACTTTGCGGCTCAGTTCTTTGGGATT CTTGCATTATGCAAATGTCACTGTGGGCAGTCCTGGGCTATCATTTCTAGTGGCACTTGACACTGGCAGTGACTTATTTTGGCTACCATGTGATTGCAGCAACTGTGTGCGTGCCCTTCAGACACGCAGTGGAAGA CGAATAAATCTTAATATCTACAGCCCTAATACGTCTTCAACGAGTGAGGTTGTCCCGTGCAATGGCACTTTGTGTGGACAAAAGAGACGATGCTTAGCTTCACAGAACGCATGTGCTTATGGAGTTGCATATCTCTCCAATAACACCTCATCATCAGGGGTACTAGTGGAAGACATCTTGCACTTAGAAACAAATAATGCTCAACAAAAAAGCATTGAGGCTCCAATTGCTCTGGG GTGTGGGATAAGACAAACAGGTGCATTTTTAACTGGTGCAGCTCCTAATGGTCTATTTGGACTTGGTATTGAAAATATATCTGTCCCAAGCATGTTAGCAAGCAAAGGTCTTGCTGCAAATTCTTTCTCTATGTGCTTTGGACCTGATGGTATTGGAAGAATAGTTTTTGGAGATAAAGGAAGTCCAGGCCAAGGAGAAACACCACTCAATCTTGATCAACCACA CCCAACTTATAACATCAGCCTGACAGGAATAACAGTAGGAAGCAAGATCACTGATCTTGATTTCACAGCCATTTTTGACTCTGGCACTTCATTCACATACTTGAACGACCCAGTTTACAAAGTCATTACAGAAAAC TTCAATTCTGAAGCAAAACAGCCACGTGTTCAACCTGATGGTGAAATTCCTTTTGAGTACTGCTATGGGATAAG TGCAAATCAAACTACGTTTGAAGTTCCAGATGTAAATTTGACAATGAAAGGTGGCAACCAATTATATCTTTTCGATCCGATAATAATGCTCTCACTCCCG GACGGTTCAGGCGCATACTGTTTAGCTGTTGTGAAAAGTGAGGATGTCAACATCATTGGAC AAAATTTCATGACTGGCTATCGTGTAATATTTGATCGGGAGAAGATGGTTTTGGGTTGGAAAGCATCTGATT GTTATGATTCTGGAGAATCAAACGATAAATCAACAACTCTGCCCGTGAACAAGCACAATTCTACTGAAGCACCTTCGCCTGCCAGTGTGGTGCCAGAGGCCACCAAGGGAAATGCAAGTGCAAATGAACCCGCTACATCGTTCCCATCTGTTCCATCATCTAGACCTGCAGGAAACCATGCACCACATTTGAATTCCTTCTATTGCCAATTTATGATGGctatcttttccttttttagctattatttgattattatttctTCATGA
- the LOC125846668 gene encoding pre-rRNA-processing protein ESF1: MESKNKDNKNRKGKRPADASSTAGDESGGGNRTEKNVINDSRFAALHSDPRFREPPQKKSKVTIDSRFNRMFTDKNFASSKAPTDIRGKPRKSSAKNPLNHYYHIEEEEEEEEQGEKQKRQKEKSKVLESESDDDSEEEEEEEEEETKSDSGTSEEEIEDHKLKKVGAVSSESEEDEDEEVGSDNSLASTSDSDSDSDDEMAEVSSEEEDTFVQKEDVPEIDKETKRLAVVNMDWGRVKAVDLYMLLSSFLPRGGQITSVAVYPSDFGLKRMEEEAVHGPVGLFDEEKAKDEDSDDDEEMDNEKLRAYEMSRLRYYYAVVECDSSATADYLYKTCDGVEFERTSNKLDLRFIPDSMEFKHQPRDIATEAPADYEGLDFHTRALQHSNIELTWDEDEPQRIRTLKRQFNDEQLADMELKEFLASDESGSDDNEEGDDTEDKSAKRKKKQDTYRALLQSGEGSDGNEDDDQDMEVTFNTGLEDLSKRILEKKDKQSETVWEAYLRKKREKKKSRKGNTKDSSEDESSDSDQEPIDEPEDFFIEEPSAKGDKDSQHKSTRKGKQSLEASEEAEASRAELELLLADDKGGDPNLKGYNMKPKKAKGKKGKGTPVEDKLPTIDYEDPRFSSLFKSHLFALDPTDPQFKRSAAYARQLAQKQHKVEEEIVSAKQHPGVAAPLQPSRTLESATNEKLQSDDLPSRKEKHELSSLVKSIKMKSQQLSLSSQGKAVVKNEKSRAMAKNINGERGKKE; the protein is encoded by the exons ATGGAGTCAAAAAACAAGGATAATAAGAACAGAAAGGGTAAAAGGCCGGCCGATGCCTCCTCCACAGCCGGAGATGAAAGCGGCGGAGGAAATAGAACTGAgaagaatgtcatcaatgattCTCGATTTGCGGCGTTACACTCGGATCCTAGATTCCGCGAACCACCGCAGAAAAAGTCTAAAGTTACCATTGATTCTCGATTTAATCGTATGTTCACTGATAAAAACTTCGCATCATCAAAAGCACCGACTGATATTAGAGGCAAACCCCGTAAATCTTCTGCTAAAAACCCTCTTAACCATTATTACCatattgaggaagaagaagaagaagaagaacaggGTGAGAAACAGAAGAGGCAGAAAGAGAAATCAAAGGTGTTAGAATCTGAAAGCGATGATGacagtgaagaagaagaagaagaagaagaagaagagaccAAGAGTGACAGTGGGACGAGTGAGGAAGAAATTGAGGACCATAAATTGAAGAAAGTTGGTGCCGTATCATCAGAGTccgaagaagatgaagatgaggaGGTGGGAAGTGATAATTCATTGGCAAGTACGTCCGATTCCGATTCCGATTCTGATGATGAAATGGCCGAAGTTTCTTCAGAGGAGGAAGACACTTTCGTGCAG AAAGAGGATGTGCCTGAGATTGACAAGGAAACTAAGAGGCTTGCTGTTGTTAACATGGATTGGGGTAGAGTAAAG GCAGTTGACTTGTATATGCTATTGAGCTCCTTTCTCCCAAGAGGGGGTCAAATAACATCTGTTGCTGTCTATCCATCTGACTTTGGTCTCAAGCGTATGGAAGAGGAGGCTGTCCATGGTCCAGTTGGCCTATTTGACGAGGAAAAGGCAAAAGATGAAGACAGTGATGATGATGAGGAGATGGACAATGAAAAATTACGCGCCTATGAAATGAGTCGGCTCAG GTATTATTATGCTGTGGTGGAATGCGATTCAAGTGCTACAGCAGATTATCTTTACAAAACTTGCGACGGGGTTGAGTTTGAAAGAACATCAAACAAATTAGACTTGAGGTTTATTCCTGATTCCATGGAATTCAAGCACCAACCACGTGACATTGCAACAGAA GCCCCTGCAGATTATGAAGGTCTAGATTTTCACACTCGAGCTTTGCAGCACAGCAATATTGAACTTACATGGGATGAGGATGAGCCACAACGCATCAGGACCTTGAAGAGACAGTTCAATGATGAACAG CTTGCAGAtatggagttgaaagagtttTTGGCGTCTGATGAGAGTGGAAGTGATGATAATGAGGAAGGTGATGACACAGAAGATAAATCTgccaaaaggaagaaaaaacaaGATACCTACCGTGCGTTACTCCAGTCTGGGGAGGGTTCAGATGGAAATGAGGATGATGATCAGGACATGGAGGTCACATTTAATACTGGATTGGAAGATCTAAGCAAACGTATCCTAGAAAAGAAGGACAAACAGTCGGAAACTGTATGGGAAGCTTATCTCAGaaagaaaagggagaaaaagaagTCCAGGAAAGGTAACACCAAGGATTCATCAGAAGATGAGAGCAGTGATAGTGATCAAGAACCTATAGATGAACCTGAGGACTTCTTCATAGAAGAGCCTTCTGCAAAAGGGGATAAGGATTCCCAACATAAGAGCACCAGGAAAGGGAAGCAGAGCCTTGAAGCGTCTGAAGAAGCTGAGGCAAGTAGAGCAGAGCTTGAGCTATTACTTGCAGATGACAAAGGAGGAGACCCTAACTTGAAGGGTTACAACATGAAACCTAAAAAGGCAAAGGGGAAGAAGGGTAAAGGAACTCCAGTAGAGGACAAGTTACCAACTATAGATTATGAAGATCCACGGTTTTCATCTCTCTTTAAATCACACCTCTTTGCATTGGACCCCACAGATCCTCAGTTCAAACG GAGTGCAGCTTATGCTCGCCAGTTGGCACAAAAGCAGCACAAGGTCGAAGAAGAAATTGTTAGTGCAAAACAACATCCCGGAGTAGCTGCACCACTGCAGCCATCTAGAACATTAGAGTCAGCAACAAATGAAAAATTGCAGTCTGATGATTTGCCTTCAAGAAAGGAGAAGCACGAGCTATCTTCTTTAGTTAAATCTATTAAGAtgaaatcacaacaattatcATTGTCCTCTCAAGGTAAGGCGGTagtaaagaatgaaaaaagtCGAGCAATGGCAAAGAATATCAATGGAGAGCGAGGAAAGAAGGAATGA